From Cellulomonas fimi ATCC 484, a single genomic window includes:
- the treS gene encoding maltose alpha-D-glucosyltransferase, whose amino-acid sequence MPDVRPREPAPTTGQIMLTALPQKRQPTVPAPGEARPGLSDDPDWYRTAVFYEVMLRCFSDASGQGSGDLRGLIDRLDYLQWLGIDCLWLPPFYPSPLRDGGYDVADYTAIAAQYGTVADFQELISEAHARGMRLVIDLVMNHTSDQHPWFQASRSDPEGPYGDFYVWSDDNTRYQDARIIFVDTETSNWTFDPVRRQYFWHRFFSHQPDLNFENPRVVEAMMDVARFWLRIGVDGFRLDAVPYLFEAEGTNCENLPETHAFLRDVRRMIDEEFPGRIMLAEANQWPEDVVHYFGTEQEPECHMCFHFPVMPRIYYSLRDQRATPIIDILADTPPIPKGAQWSTFLRNHDELTLEMVSTEERASMYGWYAPDSRMRANVGIRRRLAPLLDNSRKEIELAHALLLSLPGSPCLYYGDEIGMGDNIWLPDRDAVRTPMQWTPDRNAGFSTADPGKLYLPLVQSLVHHYSHTNVEAQLAQPTSLLHWVRGMLTVRRRYPALGKGEFVVVPSDNESVLTFLRVTPEQTLLVVANMAATARSATVSLPSYAGWSMHDVFGGAPFPAVRAEGSALFTLGSRDFYWLELEPPAGEPDGARGAR is encoded by the coding sequence ATGCCGGACGTCCGACCGCGGGAGCCCGCACCGACCACCGGCCAGATCATGCTGACCGCGCTGCCGCAGAAGCGGCAGCCCACCGTGCCCGCGCCGGGCGAGGCCCGCCCGGGGCTGAGCGACGATCCGGACTGGTACCGCACCGCGGTGTTCTACGAGGTCATGCTGCGCTGCTTCTCCGACGCGTCGGGGCAGGGCAGCGGCGACCTGCGCGGCCTCATCGACCGCCTCGACTACCTGCAGTGGCTCGGCATCGACTGCCTGTGGCTGCCGCCGTTCTACCCCTCGCCGCTGCGCGACGGCGGCTACGACGTGGCGGACTACACGGCGATCGCGGCGCAGTACGGCACGGTCGCGGACTTCCAGGAGCTCATCTCCGAGGCCCACGCGCGCGGCATGCGGCTCGTCATCGACCTCGTGATGAACCACACGAGCGACCAGCACCCGTGGTTCCAGGCGTCGCGCTCCGACCCGGAGGGCCCGTACGGCGACTTCTACGTGTGGAGCGACGACAACACGCGCTACCAGGACGCGCGGATCATCTTCGTCGACACCGAGACGTCGAACTGGACCTTCGACCCCGTCCGCCGGCAGTACTTCTGGCACCGGTTCTTCAGCCACCAGCCGGACCTCAACTTCGAGAACCCGCGCGTGGTCGAGGCGATGATGGACGTCGCCCGGTTCTGGCTGCGGATCGGCGTCGACGGCTTCCGCCTGGACGCGGTGCCCTACCTGTTCGAGGCCGAGGGCACGAACTGCGAGAACCTCCCGGAGACGCACGCCTTCCTGCGTGACGTGCGGCGCATGATCGACGAGGAGTTCCCCGGCCGGATCATGCTGGCCGAGGCGAACCAGTGGCCCGAGGACGTCGTGCACTACTTCGGCACCGAGCAGGAGCCCGAGTGCCACATGTGCTTCCACTTCCCCGTCATGCCGCGCATCTACTACTCGCTGCGCGACCAGCGGGCGACGCCGATCATCGACATCCTCGCGGACACGCCGCCCATCCCGAAGGGTGCGCAGTGGTCGACGTTCCTGCGCAACCACGACGAGCTCACGCTCGAGATGGTGTCCACCGAGGAGCGCGCGTCGATGTACGGCTGGTACGCGCCGGACTCGCGCATGCGCGCCAACGTCGGCATCCGCCGCCGGCTCGCACCGCTGCTCGACAACTCCCGCAAGGAGATCGAGCTCGCGCACGCCCTGCTGCTGTCCCTGCCGGGCAGCCCGTGCCTGTACTACGGCGACGAGATCGGGATGGGCGACAACATCTGGCTGCCCGACCGTGACGCGGTGCGCACGCCGATGCAGTGGACCCCGGACCGCAACGCGGGATTCTCGACAGCCGACCCCGGCAAGCTCTACCTGCCGCTCGTGCAGTCGCTCGTGCACCACTACAGCCACACGAACGTCGAGGCGCAGCTCGCGCAGCCGACGTCGCTGCTGCACTGGGTCCGCGGGATGCTGACGGTCCGCCGCCGCTACCCCGCGCTCGGCAAGGGGGAGTTCGTCGTCGTCCCGTCGGACAACGAGTCGGTCCTGACGTTCCTGCGCGTGACGCCCGAGCAGACCCTGCTCGTCGTCGCGAACATGGCGGCGACGGCGCGGTCGGCGACGGTCTCGCTGCCGTCGTACGCGGGCTGGTCGATGCACGACGTGTTCGGCGGCGCGCCGTTCCCGGCGGTGCGCGCCGAGGGCTCGGCGCTGTTCACGCTCGGCTCGCGGGACTTCTACTGGCTCGAGCTGGAACCCCCGGCCGGCGAGCCGGACGGTGCACGGGGGGCGCGATGA
- a CDS encoding alpha-1,4-glucan--maltose-1-phosphate maltosyltransferase encodes MSGPVGRIPVVDVSPVAEEGRFPAKAVVGEAVPVRATVFREGHDAVAATAVLVDPDGAEHARVPMVDVAPGLDRYEARVVPDRTGEWSFRVEGWSDPFATWAHDATIKVAAGIDVELMLTEGGLLLERAAARPELPEDGAQVLRAAVAGLRDTTRTPADRLAAGLSHAVHDTLAAHPLRELVTSSRTYPLRVERPLALAGSWYEIFPRSHGAVRDEATGEWRSGTLRTAAEDLPRIAGMGFDVVYLTPIHPIGTTYRKGRNNSLDAQPGDPGSPYAIGSAAGGHDAIEPSLGTFDDFDAFVARARDLGLEVALDVALQCSPDHPWVTDHPEWFTTRADGSIAYAENPPKKYQDIYPLNFDNDPAGIYAEVRRVLQVWIDHGVTLFRVDNPHTKPLDFWAWILADVRKDHPDVIFLSEAFTRPAMMQTLAKIGFHQSYTYFTWRNTKDEIEEYLAEVSGEQGAWMRPSFWPTTHDILPPYLQATGGRGFAVRAVLAATGSPTWGIYSGYELVEDVPRPGVDEQIDNEKYELKPRDWSRAEELGIALLLGNLNAVRRAHPALQQLRNLAVHSTTDDALVAYSRHLDAQHSPTGRADTVVTIVNLDTWNAREGVVHLDLAALGLPADRPLRAHDLLTGETWEWGATPWVRLDPAERPAHVIHLEVA; translated from the coding sequence GTGTCCGGCCCGGTCGGCCGCATCCCCGTGGTCGACGTGTCGCCGGTCGCGGAGGAGGGCCGTTTCCCGGCGAAGGCCGTGGTCGGCGAGGCGGTGCCTGTGCGCGCCACGGTGTTCCGCGAGGGGCACGACGCGGTCGCGGCGACGGCGGTGCTCGTCGACCCGGACGGTGCGGAGCACGCGCGTGTGCCGATGGTCGACGTCGCCCCGGGCCTGGACCGCTACGAGGCGCGCGTGGTCCCGGACCGCACGGGCGAGTGGTCGTTCCGCGTCGAGGGCTGGTCGGACCCGTTCGCGACGTGGGCGCACGACGCGACGATCAAGGTCGCCGCGGGCATCGACGTCGAGCTCATGCTCACGGAGGGTGGGCTGCTGCTGGAGCGCGCCGCCGCACGGCCGGAGCTGCCCGAGGACGGTGCCCAGGTGCTGCGCGCCGCGGTCGCGGGGCTGCGGGACACGACGCGCACGCCTGCGGACCGACTCGCGGCGGGCCTGTCGCACGCCGTCCACGACACCCTGGCCGCGCACCCGCTCCGCGAGCTCGTGACGTCGTCGCGCACGTACCCGCTGCGCGTGGAGCGCCCGCTCGCCCTGGCGGGCTCGTGGTACGAGATCTTCCCGCGCTCGCACGGCGCGGTGCGGGACGAGGCGACGGGCGAGTGGCGCTCGGGCACCCTGCGCACGGCCGCCGAGGACCTGCCGCGCATCGCGGGCATGGGCTTCGACGTCGTCTACCTGACGCCGATCCACCCGATCGGCACGACGTATCGCAAGGGCCGCAACAACTCGCTGGACGCGCAGCCGGGCGACCCGGGCTCGCCGTACGCGATCGGCTCGGCGGCGGGCGGGCACGACGCGATCGAGCCGAGCCTCGGCACGTTCGACGACTTCGACGCGTTCGTCGCGCGCGCCCGGGACCTGGGCCTGGAGGTCGCGCTCGACGTGGCGCTCCAGTGCTCGCCGGACCATCCGTGGGTCACGGACCACCCCGAGTGGTTCACGACGCGCGCGGACGGCTCGATCGCGTACGCGGAGAACCCGCCGAAGAAGTACCAGGACATCTACCCGCTGAACTTCGACAACGACCCCGCGGGCATCTACGCGGAGGTCCGCCGGGTGCTGCAGGTGTGGATCGACCACGGCGTCACGCTGTTCCGCGTCGACAACCCGCACACGAAGCCGCTGGACTTCTGGGCGTGGATCCTCGCCGACGTCCGCAAGGACCACCCGGACGTCATCTTCCTGTCGGAGGCGTTCACGCGGCCGGCGATGATGCAGACGCTCGCGAAGATCGGCTTCCACCAGTCGTACACGTACTTCACGTGGCGGAACACGAAGGACGAGATCGAGGAGTACCTCGCGGAGGTCTCGGGCGAGCAGGGCGCGTGGATGCGCCCGTCGTTCTGGCCGACGACGCACGACATCCTGCCGCCGTACCTGCAGGCGACGGGTGGCCGCGGGTTCGCGGTGCGCGCGGTGCTCGCGGCGACGGGCTCGCCGACGTGGGGCATCTACTCGGGCTACGAGCTGGTCGAGGACGTGCCGCGTCCGGGTGTGGACGAGCAGATCGACAACGAGAAGTACGAGCTCAAGCCGCGTGACTGGTCGCGCGCGGAGGAGCTCGGCATCGCGCTGCTGCTCGGCAACCTCAACGCCGTCCGCAGGGCGCACCCGGCGCTGCAGCAGCTGCGCAACCTCGCGGTGCACTCGACGACCGACGACGCGCTCGTCGCGTACTCGCGGCACCTCGACGCCCAGCACTCCCCGACGGGGCGGGCGGACACGGTCGTGACGATCGTCAACCTCGACACGTGGAACGCGCGCGAGGGCGTCGTCCACCTCGACCTGGCCGCGCTGGGCCTGCCGGCGGACCGCCCGCTGCGCGCGCACGACCTGCTGACCGGCGAGACGTGGGAGTGGGGAGCGACGCCGTGGGTGCGTCTCGACCCCGCCGAGCGTCCCGCGCACGTGATCCACCTGGAGGTGGCGTGA